TCTGATCGAGCGTTTTGTTAAGTGCAGCCTGACACAGTTCGATCAGATCGCTTTTTAAGCGCATCATAATCGGTTGGGTTTCCGGGTCGCCGAAACGGCAGTTGTATTCCAATACTTTGATACTGCCGTTTTTACCTATCATCAAGCCGGCATACAAAAATCCCGTGTATTCGTTGCCGTCTTCGCGCATGCCCTTTAGCGTTGGGTTGATAACTTCGTCCATCACCCGCTGATGAATTTCCGGCGTGACGATGGGCGCAGGCGAATAAGCGCCCATGCCGCCGGTGTTAGGGCCCTGGTCGCCGTTGTCTCGGGCTTTATGGTCTTGAGAGGTCGCCATGGGCAGAGCATGCAGGCCGTCGGCGATAACGATGAAACTGGCCTCTTCGCCCGCTAAAAACTCTTCGATAACCACGCGATGGCCGGCTTCGCCAAAGCTGTTGCCGGACAGCATATCCTGTACTGCGTTAATCGCTTCTTGTTCGGTTTGCGCCACGATAACGCCTTTACCGGCTGCCAGACCATCGGCTTTAACTACAATCGGGGCACCTTTGCGTTGGATGTATGCGATGGCTTGTTCTGTATCGGTAAAGGTTTCGTATTCAGCGGTGGGGATGCCGTGGCGGGCCATGAAATCCTTACAGAACGACTTGGAGCCTTCTAATTGCGCGGCTTGCGCCGTGGGACCGAAGCAGGCCATGCCGGCGGCGGTAAACGCATCGACGATACCTTTTACCAGTGGCACTTCGGGGCCAACGATAGTCAGACCGATGTCGCGGGCTTGTGCAAAATTCAACAAACCGGCTATATCGTCCACCTGTATGGCAACATTTTCTATGCCGGACTCCAATGCGGTGCCGGCATTACCGGGGGCGACGAAAACCTGGCTGACTTGTGCGGATTGTTTGGCTTTCCAGGCCAGGGCGTGCTCACGGCCACCGTTGCCGACGATCAAAATTCTCATGGGGATAAAACCTTACGTTAATGGATGGTTCAAAATTTGGGTAAATTTTAACGGGATTTAATAGTGTGGGTTGGAATTTATGTGGTGGCCGTGTTAGCGTGGGCCGTGCGTCGTTTTGTTGTTACGCATACTATTTTTTTCAATTTTATGAATTTAGGAGTTGCTATGACAGATTGTCTGTTTTGCAAAATGGTCAGCGGCGAAATCAAACCGGATGTGGTTTTTGAAGATGAAAAAGTTTTGGCATTTAAAGATATCAACCCGCAGGCGCCCATGCATGTTTTAGTCGTGCCCAAACTGCATATTGCCAATCTGAATGCTTTGCAGGAAGCGGCCTTAGGCGGTCACATGCTGAAAATCGCCGCCTGCATTGCTGAAGAACACGGCTATGCCGAATCGGGTTATCGGGCCGTATTCAACTGTAACGACGATGGCGGGCAGACCGTGCATCACTTGCATCTACATGTCATGGGCGGCAGACGTATGACATGGCCGCCGGGTTAATGTATTTTTCAGTGGCTTAACGATTCCGCAAACGGCCTTGGGCTTGCCAAGTAACGACATGGGACAAGCCCATATGGGTTTCCAAATGCAGCAAAATCGTTTCCACTCGTTCCGGGGTATCGTAAAACTCAACGATTAACGGCAAATCCAGGGAAAGATCCATCAAAGAGGCGACATGTACTTGGCCGTCGGGGCCGAAACCGCCGATGCCGCGCAGCACGGTTACGCCGGAGACTTTTTCTTCGTCGTGCAGCAGTTTAATCAAGGTGGCGAGTTGATGTTCGCCCTCCCGCAAGTAAATGCGGGCTACGGTGACAGTTTGAGTTGCCATAACCAATTCCCTATCCATGAACCAGACCAGATCACCAAGACGCCCAATAGACTGTTGATGATAAATAAGCTCAGCAGGTGATGAAACTCAACCTGCGGCGACGAAATTCTAAAACCGAACCATAAGGTTGAAAAAATCGTCAATGTGCCTAGCAGCAGCACGAAGAAAATTGCCCGCATTTCAGTGCTAAAGTTGAAGCGATTGATCAGCCATTCGGCTAATATCGAAAGCGCGAACACGGTTAAAAAACTGGCAATAAATTCTAAAGCCGGCAGATGCTGATTGAGCCAAGGTGCTACGGGTTCCGAAAATATCGTTCGGCCCCAGATCAGTCCCACCCAGCAGGCGGTCAGGCACAGGACCACGCTCAGGAAAATATTTAAAAATGCTTTTAATAGGCTGCCTTCTTCAAACAGGTATAACGTTTCCAGCGCGAAGGTAGAGAACGTGGTAAACGCGCCCAGGAAGCCCACTAAAATCGCGGCACGATACTCTACAGCGAAGGCGAAGCGTTGTACCATCAATTCGGTCAGCAAACCCATCAATAAGGAGCCGATCACATTCACAAACAAGGTGCCGTGCGGAAAACTGCGGCCGATTAGGGCATAAACACCGTTGGCGAGTAAAAAACGTAATACTGCGCCGACGGAGCCGCCTAAAGCAATCGCAATCAGTTGGTGCATAACAAGTCCTGCAACAAGGTATTTTTCATATCCGGGGCGGATTACATACGGTTGGTTGGCGGCATTTTATCTCTCAGCTTTAGAAAACGCTGATAACGGCTAAGAGGTATCTCGTCATTTTCGGCCGCTTTGCGTACCGCGCAGTCTTTATCGTTAACGTGGCGGCAGTCGTTAAACCGGCATTGGCCGATAAAAGGGTGAAACTCCCGATAGCCCCAAGCCAGTTGTGCTTCCGATAAGCCGGCCAAGCCAAATATAGCGACGCCCGGACTGTCGATTAAGTCGCCGCCGCCGGGTAAATGATACAGGGTGGCGGCTGTTGTGGTATGGCGACCGTGGCGGGTGGTTTCGGAAACACTGTTGATTTTTAAACTTTTATCCGGTAGTAGCGTATTGGTCAAGGAGGATTTTCCAACGCCGGATTGCCCTGCGAACATGCTGGTTTGGGTTGATAGCGCTTTTTGCAAGACGTCCACGCCAATTTTCCGGTTCGCGCTCACTCTGTATAGTGAGTAACCCAAAGCCAGGTAATTTTGCAGTTCAAGTTCGACTGTCTCGGAACAAGGCAGGTCGATCTTGTTGAAAACCAGAGCCGCATCGATATTGCAGTTTTCGCAAATGGCCAGATATTGATCCAACAGTAAAAAATCGCAATCCGGTTCGGCGGCGAATACGACGAAAATAGTGTCGATATTGGCCGCTACCGGGCGAATTTTATCGCCGCGGCTGGGGCGCTGCAAGACGGATCGTCTGGGTAGTAGTTGTTCGATACGCCCCTGATCGGGCGACGATTGCGAAATTAACACCCTGTCGCCCACTACTACTGTATCCAGTTTGCGCAGTGTCTGGCAGAGTATGATTTGCCCGCCCACTTCGACAGCAATGCCTTTGCCGAGGTGGGCGATAACCAATCCTTCCGTCAGAGCCTCCATCAGGCGGATTGCATTTTTTCTTCGATATGCGCAATACGGATCGCCGCGGGCGGATGGCTATAATGGAAAGCAGAATAAATAGGGTCGGGGGTTAATGTGCTGGCGTTTTCTTCATACAGCTTGACCAAGCCGCTGATCATTTTGCTGCCTTGCGCATGGCGGGTGGCGAATTCGTCGGCTTCGAATTCAAATTTGCGTTGGAAATAGGCGCTAATGGGTTGCATGAAGATGGTAAACACCGGCGATACCAGCATGAACAATAATAATGCCGCTGCGTTGGAGTGGTTGGTGACGCCTAATCCGTCGAAAAACCAGTCCTGAGTGATCAACCAGCCCAATACAGCAAAGCTGATCAAAGTCATCACGGACGAGGCGATCAACATTTTAATCACGTGTTTGCATTTGAAATGGCCTAATTCGTGAGCCAGAACGGCTTCCAGTTCTTCTTCGTCCAACGAGTTGACCAGCGTATCGAAAAATACGATACGTTTGTTATTACCCAAGCCGGTGAAGTAGGCATTGCCGTGGCCGGAGCGGCGCGAGCCGTCCATGATGAATATGCCTTGGCTGTTAAAACCGCAGCGCTCCAGCAGGTTTTTGATGCGGTCTTTCAGGCTGCCGTCCTGCATGGGCGTGAACTTGTTGAACAACGGTGCAATCAGGGTAGGGAACAGCCAACTCATCAATAACGAAAACGTCATGATGATGGCCCAGGCATAAAGCCACCACAGGCTGCCGATGCTATCCATGACCCACAAGATCAACGCCAAAATCGGCAGGCCTATGCCTAGTGTCAGGCCGATGGAAATGAATTGATCCTTGGCGAATTGCGGCAGGGTGTTTTTGTTAAAGCCGTATTTGTCTTCTATGACAAAGGTTTGATACAGGCTGAATGGAATTTCGATCACTGTCATCAACATGAAAATACTGGCTACAGAGATCAAATCCGCCCACATGGGGGATAGGTCGAACGTTGACCAGAAATCGAATACCAAGCTAATGCCGCCGCCCACGGTCAACAACAGTAAGAACAGCATGCCGACACCGCCGTCGATATCGCCCAATTTGCTTTTTTCGATGGTGTAATCGGCGGCTTTTTGATGGGCCGATAATGTCACCCTGTCCTTGAACGCTTGTGGAACCTGTTCGCGATGCCCGGCGACATAGGTTTTTTGCCGACCGGACAACCAAAACTGTATGCCGTAGGAAAGAATGAGCGCAAATAAAAAAATGACTGTAAAGGTGTTCATCGATACGAATAAGTGGAGGGGTTAACAATTAGCGGTACAGAGTAGCTAATGCTACAATTTGCCGCAACATATTAATCTATAAGTCTCAATGGAAATAAAAATGGCTCAGGATGCTGACAACCTCATTTGGATCGATCTGGAAATGACCGGACTTGATCCTGATACCGATTTAATCATCGAAATTGCCACGGTCGTCACCGATAAAAATTTAAATTTGCTGGCGGAAGGTCCTGTTCTGGCTGTCCATCAATCCGATGCTGCGTTGGCGGCAATGGATGACTGGAATCAGCGGCATCACGGCCAGTCCGGTTTGATTCAACGCGTCAAAGAGTCGAATATTTCTGCTGCGAATGCCGAGTCTTTAACCCTGGAGTTTTTGGCAAACTGGTTGCCGCCCAAAGCATCGCCCATCTGCGGTAACAGTATTTGCCAGGACAGACGATTTTTATACCGATACATGCCGAAGCTGGAAGCGTTTTTTCATTATCGCAATCTGGATGTATCCACGGTAAAAGAGCTGGCCGGGCGCTGGGCCCCGCAATTGAAAGACGGCTTTAGTAAAAAAGCGTCGCACAAAGCGCTGGATGACATTCTCGAGTCCATCGAAGAACTGAAATATTATCGGGAGCATTTCTTCAAAGTATAAAGTTAGGTATAGGCTTTTCCTGTCTTTAATCAAAGTCGAACAAATCGCCTATTTCGGCTCAATTCAATTTATTTCAAATCAGGTAACACATTCTCATGCTAGATCCTCGTTTATTCAGAAGCGAACTGGAATTGGTTCAACAACAACTAAAAAGGCGCGGTATAGATTTTGATGCCGAGACCTATCTGGGGTTGGAGAATCGCCGCAAAGATATTCAGGTTAAAACCCAAGAGCTGCAAAACGAGCGCAATACCCGTTCAAAAGCCATTGGACAGGCAAAGGCCAAGGGTGAGGATATTCAGCCGTTGCTGGATCAAGTTCAGGATTTGGGCGAGGCGCTTAAAGCTGCCGAAACGGAATTAGGCGAGATTCAAGTTCAGTTGAACAGCATCATGGAAGGTGTGCCGAATATTCTTGATGAGGCTGTTCCGTCAGGAAAAAGTGAGGCCGATAACGTCGAAATCAGTCGTTGGGGTGATTTGCCGCAATTTAGTTTTACACCTAAGGATCATGTGGATTTAGGTGAGCTGCTGGGCATGAATTTTGAGTTGGGTGCAAAAATCGCCAGCGCACGTTTTGTGGTGCTGACCGGTAAGCTCGCTACCTTGCAGCGGGCTATTATTCAGTTGATGCTGGATACGCATATTAATGAACATGGTTATCAGGAAACTTACGTGCCTTTTCTGGCAAATGCGGACAGCCTAAGGGGGACCGGGCAACTGCCAAAGTTCGAAGCGGATTTGTTCACGGTCAAAAATGACCCTTCGTTTTATTTGATTCCGACTGCCGAAGTGCCTGTCACCAATATCGTGCGCGATGTGATAGTCGATGCTAAACAAATGCCTTTGAAATACGTCTGTCATTCGCCTTGTTTCCGCAGTGAGGCGGGGGCTTATGGTAGCGATGTGCGCGGCATGATTCGGCAGCATCAGTTTGAGAAGGTCGAATTGGTGCAAATTGTCACGCCTGAGCAGTCTGTGCAAGCACATGAGGAGTTGACCAATCATGCCGAAACAATCTTGAAGAAATTAAAGCTGCCCTTTCGTAAGGTTTTGTTATGTGCCGGCGATACGGGGTTTTCGTCGGCGAAAACTTACGATCTGGAAGTCTGGTTGCCGGGTCAGCAAAAATACCGTGAAATTTCATCATGCAGTAATTTTAAAGATTTTCAGGCAAGGCGATTGCAAGCGCGTTGGCGTAATCCGGAAACCGGAAAGCCGGAATTACTGCATACTTTGAATGGTTCAGGTTTGGCGGCCGGCAGAACGCTGATTGCGGTCATGGAAAATTATCAAAATGCGGATGGGACAATCACTGTGCCAGAGGTTTTAAGACCTTACATGGGCGGGTTGAATCGTATAGATTGAGTTAGGTATGAGCGAGGTTGACTTATTGGTTTTGAGTCAAAACTAATCGGTAGTATTATTCCTCACGATTTCGCTTCGTTGGTCAATATCCGATTGGCGGATGCTGTTGGAGTCAAATAACAAATAATAATCAAAACTTTTAGAGGGGGTGCTATGAGCGAAAATCAAACCATGTCACTGTATGACCGTTTGGGTGGCGAAGCGGCAGTAAATGCGGCGGTGGATATTTTTTACGATAAAGTTTTAAGCGATTATCGTATAAATCGTTTTTTCGATAAAACGGATATGGCAAAACAGGTTGCACATCTAAAAGCCTTTATGACGGTGGCATTTGGTGGGCCGAATGAATATACCGGGCGTTCGCTACGAGATGGTCATGCTCGATTGGTAGCTATGGGTTTAAACGATTCGCATTTTGATATTGTTATGGAGCATTTAGGTGCAACCATGCAGCAATTGAATGTGCCTGCTGAATTGATTGAAGAGGCTGCGGCTTTAGTGGAATCGGTTCGTGGTGAGGTTTTGGGTAAATAGATCCGGGTTGGGGCTGCAGAATCTTTGGGTTCCGCAGTCCTATTGGATTTTAAAAATAATTGCTTGACGAAAGAATTGATAGCCGTATAATGGGCGGCTCTTCGGGGTTGACGGGTTTTGGTCAGCGAGGTCTCGGGACGATACGGCGGTGTTTTAGGGGTTCGTCGGTGTTGAGTTTGTTTGGTGTTTTGGTTCGGGCTTCGGTCGGTGCTGAAAAAATAAATTTGACAACGATTTGAAATGCTGTAGAATACGCCGGCTCAACAGGACGAAATGTTCTGGCTCTTTAACAACCTAAATCGAAATAATTTGTGTGGGTATGTAGTTCGAACTGTTTCTGTTAGAAATAGATCGATACAGAATCCACGTCAATTCGCAAGAAAAGATGTTCTGTAATCGAGTCGAGATTGGTGGCTAATCTTATAGTCACAAACCAAAATTAAACTGAAGAGTTTGATCATGGCTCAGATTGAACGCTGGCGGTATGCTTAACACATGCAAGTCGAACGGTAGCAGGCCTTCGGGCGCTGACGAGTGGCGGACGGGTGAGTAATGCATAGGAATCTGCCTATTAGTGGGGGATAACGTGGGGAAACTCACGCTAATACCGCATACGACCTACGGGTGAAAGCTGGGGACCTTCGGGCCTGGCGCTAATAGATGAGCCTATGTTGGATTAGCTAGTTGGTAGGGTAATGGCCTACCAAGGCGACGATCCATAGCTGGTCTGAGAGGATGATCAGCCACACTGGGACTGAGACACGGCCCAGACTCCTACGGGAGGCAGCAGTGGGGAATATTGGACAATGGGCGAAAGCCTGATCCAGCAATACCGCGTGTGTGAAGAAGGCCTGAGGGTTGTAAAGCACTTTCAATAGGAAGGAATACCTATCGGTTAATACCCGGTAGACTGACATTACCTATACAAGAAGCACCGGCTAACTCCGTGCCAGCAGCCGCGGTAATACGGAGGGTGCAAGCGTTAATCGGAATTACTGGGCGTAAAGCGTGCGTAGGCGGTTGTTTAAGTCAGATGTGAAAGCCCCGGGCTTAACCTGGGAACTGCATTTGATACTGGGCAACTAGAGTTGAGTAGAGGGGAGTGGAATTTCAGGTGTAGCGGTGAAATGCGTAGAGATCTGAAGGAACACCAGTGGCGAAGGCGGCTCCCTGGACTCAAACTGACGCTGAGGTACGAAAGCGTGGGTAGCAAACAGGATTAGATACCCTGGTAGTCCACGCCGTAAACGATGTCAACTAACCGTTGGGCGCTTTAAGTGCTTAGTGGTGGAGCTAACGTATTAAGTTGACCGCCTGGGGAGTACGGCCGCAAGGCTAAAACTCAAATGAATTGACGGGGGCCCGCACAAGCGGTGGAGCATGTGGTTTAATTCGATGCAACGCGAAGAACCTTACCTACCCTTGACATCCAGAGAATCTGTTAGAGATAGTAGAGTGCCTTCGGGAACTCTGAGACAGGTGCTGCATGGCTGTCGTCAGCTCGTGTCGTGAGATGTTGGGTTAAGTCCCGTAACGAGCGCAACCCTTATCCTTAGTTGCCAGCGGTTCGGCCGGGAACTCTAGGGAGACTGCCGGTGATAAACCGGAGGAAGGTGGGGACGACGTCAAGTCATCATGGCCCTTATGGGTAGGGCTACACACGTGCTACAATGGTCGGTACAGAGGGCAGCAAAACCGCGAGGTCAAGCAAATCCCAGAAAGCCGATCCTAGTCCGGATTGCAGTCTGCAACTCGACTGCATGAAGTCGGAATCGCTAGTAATCGCGAATCAGAATGTCGCGGTGAATACGTTCCCGGGCCTTGTACACACCGCCCGTCACACCATGGGAGTGGGTTGCAAAAGAAGTAGGTAGTCTAACCTTCGGGAGGGCGCTTACCACTTTGTGATTCATGACTGGGGTGAAGTCGTAACAAGGTAGCCCTAGGGGAACCTGGGGCTGGATCACCTCCTTACAAAGACAGAACACCGAATTACGTACTCACAACAAATTATTTCGATTAAAGACGCACCTGGGTCTGTAGCTCAGTTGGTTAGAGCGCACCCCTGATAAGGGTGAGGTCGGAGGTTCAACTCCTCCCAGACCCACCAACGCAAAAAAAGCGAGACGAAAGAAAAAGCACAAGTAGAAAGGCAAGCTGTAACAAGGGCTGTCGGTCTTCATTTAAGCGGCTGCTTTCGACTTGAGTCTTTTGACTGTTTTAGGGGCCATAGCTCAGCTGGGAGAGCGCCTGCCTTGCACGCAGGAGGTCGGGAGTTCGATCCTCCCTGGCTCCACCATCAAGCAAATGCTGAACAGGTGACGTCGAAAAGTAAACGTAAGGACATCAACTCTATAGTGTTTTATCCGGCAGGATAAGGCGTTATAGAATTGGTATTCGTACCAATAGCTCTTTAACAATGTGGAAATCTGTAACAAACATGGCGATCTGCCAAGATCGACATGTAAACGAGTTGCAGTTTGTCGGACGCAATTGTTGCAAAACAAAGGCGGAAACACAAACGGCAAAATCGTTCTCAAGCAAAAATCAGCGAACATGTCAGCTGACTAATAACCAAAATAAACGAGGTCACCTAGCGAAAGCCAAGTGAACCAGACGTATTCGGGTTATATGGTCAAGTGAATAAGCGCATACGGTGGATGCCTAGGCAGTAAGAGGCGATGAAGGACGTTGTAGCATGCGAAAAGCTTTGGGGAGTTTGCAAACAAACCGTGATCCAGAGATGTCCGAATGGGGAAACCCGGCGTGCATAAGCACGTCATCCTGCAGTGAATACATAGCTGCTGGAAGCGAACCCGGAGAACTGAAACATCTAAGTACCCGGAGGAAAAGAAATCAACCGAGATTCCCTAAGTAGTGGCGAGCGAACGGGGACTAGCCCTTAAGCTAGATTTAGGTTAGTGGAACGGTCTGGAAAGTCCGGCGATACAGGGTGATAGCCCCGTACACGAAAACCTGTTTTTAGTGAAATCGAGTAGGTCGGAGCACGTGAAACTTTGACTGAATATGGGGGGACCATCCTCCAAGGCTAAATACTCCTTACTGACCGATAGTGAACCAGTACCGTGAGGGAAAGGCGAAAAGAACCGCGGAGAGCGGAGTGAAATAGAACCTGAAACCGTATGCGTACAAGCAGTGGGAGCCCCTTCGTGGGGTGACTGCGTACCTTTTGTATAATGGGTCAGCGACTTACATTTTGTGGCAAGCTTAACCGAATAGGGGAGGCGTAGGGAAACCGAGTCTTAATAGGGCGTTCAGTCGCAAGGTGTAGACCCGAAACCGGGCGATCTATCCATGACCAGGTTGAAGGTGTGGTAACACACACTGGAGGACCGAACCCACGTCTGTTGAAAAATACGGGGATGAGTTGTGGATCGGAGTGAAAGGCTAATCAAGCTCGGAGATAGCTGGTTCTCCTCGAAAGCTATTTAGGTAGCGCCTCGTGTATCACTCTCGGGGGTAGAGCACTGTTTCGGCTAGGGGGTCATCCCGACTTACCAAACCGATGCAAACTC
This sequence is a window from Methylomonas methanica MC09. Protein-coding genes within it:
- the rsgA gene encoding ribosome small subunit-dependent GTPase A: MEALTEGLVIAHLGKGIAVEVGGQIILCQTLRKLDTVVVGDRVLISQSSPDQGRIEQLLPRRSVLQRPSRGDKIRPVAANIDTIFVVFAAEPDCDFLLLDQYLAICENCNIDAALVFNKIDLPCSETVELELQNYLALGYSLYRVSANRKIGVDVLQKALSTQTSMFAGQSGVGKSSLTNTLLPDKSLKINSVSETTRHGRHTTTAATLYHLPGGGDLIDSPGVAIFGLAGLSEAQLAWGYREFHPFIGQCRFNDCRHVNDKDCAVRKAAENDEIPLSRYQRFLKLRDKMPPTNRM
- the orn gene encoding oligoribonuclease; translation: MAQDADNLIWIDLEMTGLDPDTDLIIEIATVVTDKNLNLLAEGPVLAVHQSDAALAAMDDWNQRHHGQSGLIQRVKESNISAANAESLTLEFLANWLPPKASPICGNSICQDRRFLYRYMPKLEAFFHYRNLDVSTVKELAGRWAPQLKDGFSKKASHKALDDILESIEELKYYREHFFKV
- a CDS encoding DUF190 domain-containing protein — its product is MATQTVTVARIYLREGEHQLATLIKLLHDEEKVSGVTVLRGIGGFGPDGQVHVASLMDLSLDLPLIVEFYDTPERVETILLHLETHMGLSHVVTWQAQGRLRNR
- the purD gene encoding phosphoribosylamine--glycine ligase codes for the protein MRILIVGNGGREHALAWKAKQSAQVSQVFVAPGNAGTALESGIENVAIQVDDIAGLLNFAQARDIGLTIVGPEVPLVKGIVDAFTAAGMACFGPTAQAAQLEGSKSFCKDFMARHGIPTAEYETFTDTEQAIAYIQRKGAPIVVKADGLAAGKGVIVAQTEQEAINAVQDMLSGNSFGEAGHRVVIEEFLAGEEASFIVIADGLHALPMATSQDHKARDNGDQGPNTGGMGAYSPAPIVTPEIHQRVMDEVINPTLKGMREDGNEYTGFLYAGLMIGKNGSIKVLEYNCRFGDPETQPIMMRLKSDLIELCQAALNKTLDQISTEWDERPALGVVLAAGGYPDDYVKGNVIDGLPSRESDINKVFHAGTQQKNGQVITAGGRVLCACALGDSIAEAQANAYQLCSQIQWQDIYYRTDIGFKAIG
- the serS gene encoding serine--tRNA ligase, which translates into the protein MLDPRLFRSELELVQQQLKRRGIDFDAETYLGLENRRKDIQVKTQELQNERNTRSKAIGQAKAKGEDIQPLLDQVQDLGEALKAAETELGEIQVQLNSIMEGVPNILDEAVPSGKSEADNVEISRWGDLPQFSFTPKDHVDLGELLGMNFELGAKIASARFVVLTGKLATLQRAIIQLMLDTHINEHGYQETYVPFLANADSLRGTGQLPKFEADLFTVKNDPSFYLIPTAEVPVTNIVRDVIVDAKQMPLKYVCHSPCFRSEAGAYGSDVRGMIRQHQFEKVELVQIVTPEQSVQAHEELTNHAETILKKLKLPFRKVLLCAGDTGFSSAKTYDLEVWLPGQQKYREISSCSNFKDFQARRLQARWRNPETGKPELLHTLNGSGLAAGRTLIAVMENYQNADGTITVPEVLRPYMGGLNRID
- a CDS encoding group I truncated hemoglobin, which produces MSENQTMSLYDRLGGEAAVNAAVDIFYDKVLSDYRINRFFDKTDMAKQVAHLKAFMTVAFGGPNEYTGRSLRDGHARLVAMGLNDSHFDIVMEHLGATMQQLNVPAELIEEAAALVESVRGEVLGK
- a CDS encoding histidine triad nucleotide-binding protein, translated to MTDCLFCKMVSGEIKPDVVFEDEKVLAFKDINPQAPMHVLVVPKLHIANLNALQEAALGGHMLKIAACIAEEHGYAESGYRAVFNCNDDGGQTVHHLHLHVMGGRRMTWPPG
- a CDS encoding M48 family metallopeptidase is translated as MNTFTVIFLFALILSYGIQFWLSGRQKTYVAGHREQVPQAFKDRVTLSAHQKAADYTIEKSKLGDIDGGVGMLFLLLLTVGGGISLVFDFWSTFDLSPMWADLISVASIFMLMTVIEIPFSLYQTFVIEDKYGFNKNTLPQFAKDQFISIGLTLGIGLPILALILWVMDSIGSLWWLYAWAIIMTFSLLMSWLFPTLIAPLFNKFTPMQDGSLKDRIKNLLERCGFNSQGIFIMDGSRRSGHGNAYFTGLGNNKRIVFFDTLVNSLDEEELEAVLAHELGHFKCKHVIKMLIASSVMTLISFAVLGWLITQDWFFDGLGVTNHSNAAALLLFMLVSPVFTIFMQPISAYFQRKFEFEADEFATRHAQGSKMISGLVKLYEENASTLTPDPIYSAFHYSHPPAAIRIAHIEEKMQSA
- the crcB gene encoding fluoride efflux transporter CrcB — protein: MHQLIAIALGGSVGAVLRFLLANGVYALIGRSFPHGTLFVNVIGSLLMGLLTELMVQRFAFAVEYRAAILVGFLGAFTTFSTFALETLYLFEEGSLLKAFLNIFLSVVLCLTACWVGLIWGRTIFSEPVAPWLNQHLPALEFIASFLTVFALSILAEWLINRFNFSTEMRAIFFVLLLGTLTIFSTLWFGFRISSPQVEFHHLLSLFIINSLLGVLVIWSGSWIGNWLWQLKLSP